A stretch of DNA from Mobula hypostoma chromosome 22, sMobHyp1.1, whole genome shotgun sequence:
tctctccacctctgatccctctcagtattggtgtgtgttccctcatcttaccatttctgaagtccacaatcagctcttgggccttactgacgctgagtgcgaggttgttgctgcaaagccactcaactagctggtaatctcactcctgtacgccctctcatcagcATCTGAGATTCTGGCAACAATGGTTgaatcaccagcaaatttatagatggcatttgaactgtgcttagccacacagtcatgggtgtagagagagtagagcagtgggctaaacacacacccctgaggtgcgccagtgttgattgttagcgaggtggagatgttatcaccaatccgcatggattgtggtctttcagttaggaagtgcaggatccaattgcagagggaggtacagaagctcaggatctgtagctttttgatcaggactgcaggtacgatggtgttaaacgctgagctatagtcaataaacagcattctaACATAGATCTTTGTATTGCCCAAGTGATCTAAGGCCGCATGAAGAGCCATAGAGATCACGTCTGCCAtagatctattgtggcaataggcaaattgcagtgggtccaggtactcactgaggcaagagttgattttagccatgaccaacttctcaaagcccttcatcactgtggtactggacaatagttgttaaggcagctcacacagCAAATCTTCACAGCATATCCTCTAAGTCAAGCATGTTCTCTTTTTAGCTAGGAAAGCtaaaactgtacaaaatactccaggtgctgtttcaacAAGGCTTCATATAATTGCCGTAAAGTGTTTTTACACTGCACTCAAATCTTCTTGTATTAATGGCTAACATACCACTTATCTCTATCAAAGGCCTCAACTATCTTAAAAATTACATGTTGCACATCAAATTCAAATTTCCCTTTAATCATTAAGATTTATGCTACATTTCAGCCCTTAAAATCTCTAATATGACGTTGAAATTAATgaacttcctccttttttaactAACAGAGACACTAGATCAAACAAACCATTTTTGTGCTCAAAGTTTCCATGAATCAGTGATAAATCAGATTTAATGAAATCATGAATACATCAGGAAAGTAAACAATGTGGCACTTTTAATTTGATGCTGGTGGGTTGTTGCAAGTTTAGTGCACGTATCATGGAATAGGTAGAGGATTTTGAATGCTGTTGGACTCATTGATTTTGTGATCAAAACTGTGTTGCAGaaagatggtgacaaggaagaaGGGTGGTAATCTCGTAACTAATCATCTTTTCCCTACTGTGATATGGTATGTTAAATCTGGCAGAGTTTTGGATTATATTCACAACCTTTCCTCTTACCAGCCAGATTGCATGGTGCAGAATCAAAATTTAAAAAGGAATACATACAGTATTGGTGATATTGCATAATATCAGTGTTAATTATTAAACTTCTCAAACATTTATTAATAGATTTCTAGATATGGTTAAGACTATAAAGCAAAGTAGAAAGCCATCACATTTTACATCCACTGCAAAAGGAGCTGCCAAAATGTCCTTCTCAGGAAAATATGAGCTTCAGAGCAGAGAGAACTTTGAGCCATTCATGAAAGCCATTGGTAAGTTAAATATACAGCTCCTGAGCTGAGCAGAATTTCAATAAAATAAAGTGTGCTTTTCTTAATCAAAACTGATTTGAGCTGCTACTTGATCCAAAACTTAGCAGAAGAGGTATTTTATCAATTAGAAGACGGGGGAGATTTtgtacaatttcttttcttcggtattcactaaggagaaggatattgaattgtgtaaggtgaaggaaacaagaagggtagttatggaaagtatgacgattaaagaagaggaagtactggcgcttttaaggaatataaaagtggataagtctccgggtccagacaagatattccctaggaccttgagggaagttagtgtggaaatagcaggggctctgacagcaatatttcaaatgtcattagaaatggggatggtgccagaggattggtgtattgctcatgtggatccattgtttaaaaagagttctaagagtaaacttagtaattatcagcctgtgagtttgacgtcagtggtgggtaatttgatggaaagtattcttagagatggtatatataattatctggatagacagggtctgattaggaacagtcaacatggatttgtgcgtggaaggtcatgtttgacaaatcttattgaattttttgaagaggttactaggaaagttgacgagagtaaagtggtagatgttgtctatatggacttcagtaaggcctttgacaaggttccatacggaaggttagttaggaaggttcaatcgttaggcattaatattgaagtagtaaaatggattcagcagtggctggataggagatgtcagagagtagtggtggataactgtgtgtcagattggaggacagtgtgtagcggtgtgcctcagggatctgtactgggttcaatgttgtttatcatatatattaatgatctggatgatggggtggtaaattggattagtaagtatgcagatgatactaagatagatggcgttgtggataatgaagtaggttttcaatgcttgcagagggatttaggccagttagaagaatgggctgaaagatggcagatggagtttaatgctgaaaaatgtgaggtgctacattttggtaggactaatcaaaataggacatacatggtaaatggtagggcattgaagaatgctgtagaacagagggatctaggaataatggtgcatagttccctgaaggtggaatctcatgtggatagggtggtgaagaaagcttttggtatgctggcctttattaatcagagcgttgagtataggagttgggatataatgttgaaattgtataaggcattggtaaggccaaatttggagtactgtttacagttctggtcaccaaattataggaaagatgtcaataaaattgagagagtacagaggagatttactaaaatgatgcctgggtttcatctcctaagttacagagaaaggttgaacaagttaggtctttattctttggagcgtagaaggttgaggggggacttgatagaggtgtttaaaattacgagggggattgataaagttgatgtggataggctttttccattgagaattggggagatttaaacaagaggacatgagttgagagataaagggcaaaagtttaggggtaacatgaggggaaacgtctttactcagagagtggtagctgtgtagaacgagcttccagcagaagtggttgaggcaggttcgatgttgtcatttaaagttaaattggatagatatatggacaggaaaggaatggagggttatgggctgagtgcaggtcagtgggactaggtgagagtaagagttcggcacggactagaaggaccgagatggcctgttttcgtgctgtaattgctatatggttataagaTATTGTTCAGAATATCATTCATGACATAAACAGAATATTTCAACCGCTTCATCTAAGATAATAGTAAATAATTTATCCATTCTATATGACTGAGGATAAAATTTTGTCTTTTTAAATATAAGTGTTTGTAATTTTAAATTTCCCCTTCTCATCAATTACCAGGAAAACACGTTGAACTGTGTAAAAATCGATTTGCTAATGCTAAGTATTCACAGGAAGGAACTGAATGCAGTTATTGATATACACAGTATTTTAAAAGCCAGTGCTATAAACTAACTGCATAAATATTGTTTAATTCAACCTTGTTAAAAATTAAACACCAAGTTTTTTAATAAATCTCTTTACTTCAAGTGTTTACAAATGGCAACATTAATTCCTTTCTCTGAGCCACTTTTAAAAATGGGTTATCACCTTACTCAAGAATAAGTGAAAGAGATAATATCTAATTAAAACTGCTGCTGCCTTTGAACACATTCACACTTTATACCCGGAGGAATTAGGACAGCCACTTCGATGTTATGAAACAAACACTAAGACATAccgacaacacacatcaaagttgctggtgaacgcagcaggccaggcagcatctataggaagaggcgcagtcgacgtttcatgccgagacccttcatcaggactaactgaaggaagagtgagtaagggatttgaaagttggagggggagggggagatccaaaataataggagaagtcaggtggggaagggatggagccaagagctggacaggtgattggcaaaagggataagagaggatcatgggacaggaggcccagggagaaggaaacgggggggggggggaacccagtggatgggcaaggggtattgtcagagggacagagggagaaaaaggagagtgagagaaagacacagcaactttgatgtgtgttgcttgaatttccagcatctgcagaattcctcgtgtttgcctaagACATACCGAACTTCCTGAGAACAAAGTGCATTTACTTCATATTTCTCTGAATCTGGTGGTTTAGTTAAAAAGATAACAAAAGTTTGGATCCAAATTCTCAAATTTTCTCGTTTTGTTTTTCTCAGGAACCTCAGATGAAGTGATTCAAAAATACAAAGACGTGAAAAGTATCACGGAGATCATTCAAAATGGAGATCACTTTGATTGCAAAATCACAACTGGAGATAATGTGATTCACAACGTATTTACCATAGGACAGGAAGCTGAGTTTGGAACACTCTCAGGCAGTAAGCTGAAGGTACAGTTTGCAGCCTTGCTGATCACGCAGGATTAGAAGTAATTGTTTCAGGTCGCCGAAGTTAGGCAGATCAAAGAATTTCTCAGTGCACAATGTGATACAAAATGGCAAACCTATTCGTAAAGAGCAACTTCACCTCCTGAAGTTGGGCAGCAAGTCAACCCCTGCTGCTTTCGCGGTCTCTTTAAGCATCTTTTAACTATGGCTTTCTGCCTTAGGACAATACGACTCTAGTATTCTGCCTACAGCTTGAGTTAATTTGTATCTGTCAGTTGGTGCTGAGGGCTCGCCTCTTTATCTTGTTTATTTTCCTTAATTTTCATTTGCAGCTATCTCATCTTAAAACacaacagcatattataaataaatacacaaaattATGTTTGTGGAgatggggaagaagagagaaagtcAATGAGGAAGTCTTTCCATCTCATGCATCGTTTTCTGGATTTTCAGTCACCttaggttttttttttgtaggaCACCAACACTGCAAATTTCAACTTGGAAGGTCCGCTTTCTGCTTCTTAATATCTATAATGATTTCTTGTTTTGATAGAATGACAGCTCTGGGCCCCAAAGTATCTCACACCAATTAATCTCATCAGTAGATTGGAAAGATTGAGGTCTTCATACCATAAGAAACAAGGAACTGTTGTGTTGCAGCTGTAGAACTGAAGAGCCAGTGAGCCTCTCCAGAGAGAGTGAGCCAGATGTCTGCATGTAACTCATGCCTCAACTGCTCAGTCCGACCCATGAATAgcttcaaaataaaataaattacaaagcaAGGCCTATCTAAGGTACAAGTAAGCATAGCTGCCAGCCTactctgaaccccttcactcagGGCCTATATATTGATTTCTCCTCTGGGTCTTTGCGTGGACTTCTAGCAAGCCGACTAGCGGGCATCTATGACTGGGTAACCATCCAGGATCTATCACCAGGCTTCCGTTCAGGGCCAATTCATAGATCTCCATCAGCTGAGCTGTACCGATCTGCTTCAGGACCTTATGTTCTATCGACAATCTGCTGATGCAATCAAATAAGCAAAATCCCAAGATCTCTTGGCTGCCCAGATCTTAAAAGGGACTAAAAGGATTTATCCATATATTCAAATtccaatggatttttttttgcaatcgTTAAACTCTAATATTATTTTTCTTCAGTCCACAGCAAATTTTGATGGTCCAAACAAGATTGTTGTCAAATTCGATGCAGCAACATTGGTTACAGAACTGAATGAGGACAAACTAATTGATGTAAGTGCCTCTCTATTCTTCTATTAGTTTAAGTGGGTTTCTGCCCCTGCAATCTGAGTAGAAATTTCAAATGCCAACTAAGTAATTGCTAACCTACTGTCATGCTCTTTAGAAACTTGAATTTATTTCTGCATGGTTTTAATTCATACATTAATACATTGGGCTTTGTATACCTGTGTATTAGACATTTAGCTGGGGTAGATGGGATAAGCATTGATTGGCATCTGAGTCAGCACGGATGAGATGGGCCGAAGTCCCTCTTTCCATGCTGTGTTGCTATGAAGCTGTAACAGTCAGAATCAGAGTCTGGTTTAGTATCGCTGACAtctatgtcatgaaaattgttgttttatgACAGAGGTTCAATGCAGAGAcacaaaattattataaattacaaaataaataaatagtgtaaaaaaaatgacaaaatagtatTCATGGACTCAtgacagagtggaagaagctactCCTACAGtatct
This window harbors:
- the LOC134360262 gene encoding fatty acid-binding protein 1, liver-like — encoded protein: MVKTIKQSRKPSHFTSTAKGAAKMSFSGKYELQSRENFEPFMKAIGTSDEVIQKYKDVKSITEIIQNGDHFDCKITTGDNVIHNVFTIGQEAEFGTLSGSKLKSTANFDGPNKIVVKFDAATLVTELNEDKLIDKLTAGNITYTRTSKKL